The segment GCGGGCACGGCAACGGTGGTGATAGCGCTACTGGTGGCGCTGCTGTTGTACGGCATGCCGGTGGGACAGGCGCTGGCCTCGGTGGCGTATGGGTTTCTTTATGGTTTGTGGCCAATTGCCTGGATCATTGTCGCTGCGGTCTTTGTCTACAAAATCTCGGTTAAAACCGGCCAGTTCGATATCATTCGTGCCTCGATCCTGTCGATCACCCCTGACCAGCGTTTGCAGATGCTGATTGTCGGCTTCTCTTTTGGCGCTTTCCTCGAAGGGGCGGCGGGTTTTGGCGCACCGGTGGCGATCACCGCAGCCTTGTTGGTGGGGTTGGGCTTCAATCCGTTATATGCTGCCGGGCTGTGCTTGATCGTCAATACCGCGCCGGTGGCATTTGGCGCGATGGGGATTCCAATTATCGTTGCCGGGCAGGTGACCGGGCTGGACAGTTTTCATATCGGACAGATGGCCGGACGTCAGTTGCCATTCCTGACCATCATCGTGCTGTTCTGGATCATGGCGATCATGGATGGCTGGCGTGGAGTGAAAGAAACCTGGCCTGCGGTGATGGTGGCGGGGGGATCGTTTGCCATTGCGCAGTTCCTCAGTTCTAACTTCCTTGGCCCGGAATTGCCGGACATCATTTCGTCACTGGCTTCCCTGATTTGCCTGACCTTGTTCCTGCGCCGCTGGAAGCCGGTCCGTATTTTCCGTTTTAACGACATGGGCGCTTCCATAGTGGATCAGGATCTGTCGCGCCAGCGCTATAGCGCCGCTCAGGTGATCCGTGCCTGGATGCCGTTCCTGTTCCTCACGGCAACCGTGACGCTGTGGAGCATTCCGCCGTTCAAAGCGTTGTTCGCCAAAGGCGGGGCGCTGTATGACTGGGTGTTTACCGTGCCGGTGCCGCTGCTGCACGAGCTGGTGGCACGTATGCCGCCGGTGGTGGCAAATGCCACGCCTTACCCGGCGCTGTTCAAGTTTGATGTGGTGTCAGCGACCGGCACCGCGATTCTGGTGGCGGCGGTGCTGTCGGTACTGTGGTTACGTATGAAGCCAAAAGCGGCGATTGAGACCTTCGGCGAAACCCTGAAAGAACTGGCGCTGCCGATTTACTCGATTGGTATGGTGCTGGCCTTTGCCTTCATCTCCAACTATTCCGGTCTTTCCGCCACTTTAGCCCTGGCGCTGGCCCATACCGGCGATGCATTCACCTTTTTCTCACCGTTCCTCGGTTGGCTGGGCGTGTTCCTCACCGGCTCGGATACCTCCTCCAATGCGTTGTTTGCGGCACTCCAGGCCACCACCGCGCAGCAGATTGGCGTATCGGATGTGCTGCTGGTGGCGGCCAACACCACCGGTGGCGTAACGGGTAAGATGATTTCACCCCAGTCGATCGCCATTGCCTGTGCGGCCGTGGGCCTGGTGGGCAAAGAGTCGGATCTGTTCCGTTTTACCGTCAAACATAGCCTGATTTTTACCTGTATGGTCGGCGTGATCACCACGCTTCAGGCGTATGTCCTAACCTGGATGATTCCATGACTGAAAACACGCCGCGCTTAGCGGATACGTTGCGGGCGCGGCTGCGCGCCTGGATTGATGAGCATCAGTTGCAACCCGGTATGCGTTTACCGGCGGAGCGGCGGCTGGCGGCGGAATTCGGCGTCTCACGATCGTCGTTGCGCGAGGCGATTCAGCAACTTATCAGCAGCGGCGTGTTAATCAGCCGGCGGGGCGGCGGCACCTGGCTGCGTCAGCCGCAGGAGCCGTGGTCAGAGCAACGTATCGTCGAACCGATTCGTCAGTTACTGGCCGCCGACCCGGATTATCGCTATGACATCCTCGAAGCGCGCCACGCCATCGAAGCCAGCACCGCCTGGCACGCGGCGTTACGCGCCACCGAGGCAGATAAAGAGAAGCTGCAATACGCCTTTGACGCCACGCTGAAACTGAAAGAGAGCGACGACCCCGACCTGGCGGCTCAGGCGGATGTGCGCTTCCATCTCGCCATCGCCGAAGCCTCGCACAACGTGGTGTTGTTGCAGACCATGCGAGGTTTCTTCGATCTGCTGCAATCCTCGGTGATGCAAAGCCGTCAGCGCATGTACACCCAACCGGTGATTTTTGACCGCCTGACTGAACAGCATCAGGCGCTGCTGAACGCCATTCTGGCGGGCGATGCCGAAGCCGCACGCCTGGCGGCAATGGACCACCTCGGGTTTGTGCACACCACGCTAAAAACCCTGCATGAAGATGAAGCGCGACAGGCGCGCATTACCCGCCTGCCGGGCCATGACCTGGATAAACGCAAGGAAAAACCCTGATGATCATTTCTGCTGCAAGTGACTACCGCGCCGCGGCGCAACGTATTCTGCCGCCATTCCTGTTTCATTACATTGACGGGGGAGCTTATGCGGAGCATACGTTGCAGCGCAACGTGGCGGATCTTGCTGATGTGGCGTTGCGTCAGCGCGTGCTGAAAAACATGTCCGATCTCAGCCTTGAGACCAAATTGTTTAATGAAACCTTATCGATGCCGGTGGCGCTGGCACCGGTTGGTCTGTGCGGCATGTACGCGCGGCGCGGCGAGGTACAGGCGGCGCGTGCTGCGGCGCTGAAAGGTATCCCCTTTACCCTGTCGACGGTGTCGGTGTGCCCGATTGAAGAGGTGGCGCCGACGATTAACCGCCCGATGTGGTTCCAGTTGTATGTGCTGCGCGATCGCGGGTTTATGCGTAACGCCCTGGAGCGCGCCAAAGCGGCGGGGTGCTCAACGCTGGTGTTCACCGTGGATATGCCGACACCGGGCGCGCGCTACCGCGATGCGCATTCCGGTATGAGCGGCCCGCATGCTGCGCTGCGTCGTTACTGGCAGGCGGCGACCCATCCGCAATGGGCATGGGATGTGGGCCTGCATGGTCGCCCGCACGATCTCGGTAATATCTCCACTTATCTCGGTAAACCCACCGGGCTGGAAGATTATATTGGCTGGCTGGCGAACAACTTTGATCCGTCGATCTCATGGCAGGATCTGGAGTGGATCCGCGAATTCTGGGATGGTCCGATGGTGATCAAGGGCATCCTCGATCCGGAAGATGCCCGCGATGCGGTGCGCTTTGGGGCTGACGGGATCGTGGTATCGAATCACGGTGGGCGTCAGTTGGATGGTGTGCTGTCATCGGCGCGTGCGTTACCGGCTATTGCCGACGCGGTGAAGGGCGATATCACCATTCTGGCCGACAGCGGCATTCGTAACGGTCTGGATGTGGTGAGCATGATCGCCCTGGGTGCCGACAGCGTGCTGCTTGGACGTGCCTTCCTTTATGCCCTCGCCACCCACGGTCAACGTGGGGTGGAAAACCTGCTAAATCTTATCGAGAAAGAGATGAAGGTGGCGATGACGCTGACCGGAGCGAAAACTATCGCCGATATCACGCGAGATTCGCTGGTGCAGGCCAATGCGTTGTTGTCCGAGGCGGGGTTGGCCCCGGCGCGTCCGCGTGCGGTGAGTTGATCCGTCAGAGTGAAGGGGGTTGGCTATACTTACTCCCTGTCTGACTAACCGGAGGAATGATATGACCATTCACAAGAAAGGATCTGCCCATTGGGAAGGTGACATCAAAGGGAAAGGCACCGTAAGCACCGAGAGCGGCGTACTGAGCAATCAGCCTTATGGCTTCAATACGCGCTTCGAAGGCGCAAAGGGGACCAATCCGGAAGAGTTGATTGGTGCTGCGCACGCCGCCTGTTTTTCCATGGCGCTGTCGTTGATGCTGGGTCAGGCGGGACATCCGCCGGAAAGCATTGATACCACTGCGGATGTGTCGCTGGACAAAAAAGGCGAGGGATTTGCCATCACAAAAATCGCGCTGACCAGCAGCGTGACGTTGCCAGGCATTGATAACGCCAGATTTGATGAGATTATTCAGCAGGCGAAAGCCGGTTGCCCGGTTTCCCAGGTATTGAATGCCGAGATCACCCTCGACTACACGCTGAATAATTGATCGCCTCAATGGCAGACCAGAGCTAGAATCGATGATGCGCTTACGGGCGCATCGTTGCTTTCTGCTGATCGGGAGGAGACTTGGCAAAATATCTGGCTGCGAAAAAACACTGGAAAATGGTTTTGGTGTTGCTGTGTATTTGCGGTGCGCTGCTATTGATTCGCTGGGCGGCGATGATATGGGCTTAAAGGATTGGATCAGCCGACATAAGCTGGGTGTGCTGGTGATGGTGATTCTGGCCCTGGAGCTGGTGCATTACCTGCTGACCGCCAGTTGGCTACCCTGGCAACTGGGCTAAGATTCTCAGGCGTATTCGTTGTCAGGGCGCGCCGTACGGATGTTACTGCGGGCGATACGATAGGCTTTGCGCGGGTCCCCCACCACAAATTCAAAGGTCGGCGAGTAATAAAACGGCAGCCAGCCTCCATAGCCGCTCTCCCACTCCCAGCGCACCGGGCACGGCCAGAGAATGCCATCATACAAAATGTAATAAACCCAGCGTCCGTTAGGACGGCGGGGGCGAGTTGTTTTCATGGGAGTCACAACAGTAATAGTGTAAATCTGCTTATATTTTGAACGCTAAACCCGGCACTTGCAACGCCAGTGGCGTAATTTATCTGCACCTGATTGCCTTGCTGGTAGCAAATTAACGGTGTACCTCGCCGCAAATCAGGACCACGTTAGGGCGCACTTTATGAATGCGTGCCGCCATCTGCTCACAGGCCACTTTGGTCGGATAAATGTATTCCGACACTGGCAACGCGTCACAGGCATCATGTCCACACGCGCTCACTAACAATACAAAACCAATCAGCATGGTTTGGCTCCTGATACACATTTTCTCTGGCACGGAAAGTGTGGCTGTTTGTTCCCTTTTAACGATCCAGTATAGCCAAACGAAACGGGAGCGGGTTATCACCCTGAGCGGCTTTTTTTTGCCCTAACGACCGGATTATACCTGGGCCGGTGCACAACATCAGCGCATTCTGAGCTAAACTGTGCGGCCCTGGAAAAATGAGAAGTGAGTAACACATGTCGATTGAAATTGCCCATCCGGCCAGCAGCCCGAAACAAGCCGCTCTGCAACTGGTGATTGAACTGGTGCGCGCCGGAAAACTTAGCCCGCTGCACGGCGACGCCTCGAATATGATTTCCATCTACGAACAGTTTAAAAACCACTTCGAAGCGGAAAAAGAGTAACGGCGCGATACCCGAAAAGTCCGCGCGATAAATCGCGCCGCTACGGAATGGGAGTCGCCCTGTAGCGGCGCGATTTATCGCGCGTCTACCCGGCGTAATACCAGACCGGCAGAATCGCGATCAGGTTATTTAGCGTGTGCAGGAACACCGGCAGTGCCAGGCTGTTGCTGCGCAGGCGTGCATAGCACAGCAGCAGTGAGAACAGTGTCAGTGCCACAATGGTTTCCCAATGCACGTATTGGGTATGCATGGCGGCGAACAGCAGCGAGGTCAGCAACATGCAGGCAAAGCGGCTTTTCGGTGCCCACAGCAGGAACCCCTGCAACAGAAAACCGCGAAACAACACCTCTTCAAATACCGGAGCCAGCAACACCGCCGTCAGCAACAGGATCAGCATCGAGCTGCGCCCCTGCTGCGTTTGCGCCACCAGCCATCCTTCCGGTTGCATAAACTGCGTTTGTGCCGCCATCAAAATGAATAACGCGCCAATAAACAATAGGGTCTGACCGGGACGGAGATAGCCGAGCGGGATGTCATTACGACGCTGGCAATAGAAGCGGTACAGCGGATAGATCACCGCAAATTCGAACAGACAAAGTACCGGCACCAGCAAACCGTCATTACGCAGCACGCCGTAGTTAGGAAACAGCGTAATCAGCATGGTAACGAGGTAATAAACCACAAAGCTGCCAACGTAAAACAGCGTCAACGTGACTTTGTCGGATTGGGTGTCCATAGGCGACTCAGCGAGCAGAGGAAATCGCATAGTAGCAATGGCGATGATCGCTGTCGAGGGCGCGGTGGGGAGATTTCTGCTGCTCAAATATTCTGCCATTGGGCTAAATCTGGCGCGCGCCGCGCCGATAATCGAAAAAATCATTACAGGGTACAGTTGCGTGATGAATGCGACCTGCATCCTCTTTTTTGCAGTCTGTTTTTTTCGCGAGCATTGCGCATGAATTCTGAGTCTCACTGGTTTGCCAGGGCCAACAGGGAAGCACTTACGGTACGCGTGACACGGCGTAGCCTGCGTACGCTCACCGCATTGCTGTTTGGTGTGCTGGTGCTCTCAATGGTGATGGTGATGGCGATTGCCCATCATCAAAATAATGTTTCCATCGAACATGACGAGATGCTGCTACGTCAGGCGTGGCATGCCCGTCAGCAGGAGATGTTGATCGATGTGCGCGATTACGCCTTCTGGGGGGAGGGCTATAAAAACCTGCATCTTCAGCTCAACAAGGTCTGGGCGTTTGATGAAGAGAACCTTGGCGCGAACCTGTACAAGGAGTACCACTACGAAGGGGTGTTTGTGGTTGATGGCGCGGGTCAGACGCGTTACGCGATCATCAATGGTGAGATGGTAGACACTCCGCTGGAAAGCTGGCTGGGCGCACAAACCGCCACGCTGTTGACGGTAACGCGCAAATTAGGGCACGAAGCAATTGCCCGTAACGTGCAGATATTTGGCCAGCCCGCGTTGGTCGTCTCTGCTCCGATTACTCCAGGTAAAGTCCCCAATTTACCCACTCTCCCCGGCCCGCCATCGGTGCTGGTATTTGTGAATATTTTTACCCCGGCGAAACTTCAGGCGATGGGCAAAGCGATGGATGTCATCAATCCACATGCCCCCACCAGCAGTGATGATGCGCAGGATGAGCCCCGGTTGGTGGAGACGACTGTGGGGGGGGAACCGGTGGTGATTCGCTGGCAGGCCAAGTCCCCAGGCATGGGGTTGATTTGGTTACTGCTGCCGCTGTTGGTGTTGATGGCGCTGACCATTGCGCTGGTGACCCGTCGGGTGGTGCGTCATGCGTTATATAACGCGGTCCTGTCCGATCGCCGTTTTGAAATGCTCACCATCAGCCAGCGCGAACTGGCCGACAGTGAGGAGCGTTTTCGCGATCTGGCTGAAGCGGCATCCGACTGGATCTGGGAAACGGATGACCAGGGGCGTTTATGCTACCTTTCCGCGCGGTTTACCGAGGTCACCGGGCATGAGGTGAAACGCTGGCTTGGCCGTCATCTTGATCATCTGCTCAGTCATCCCAGCCATTCACTGGTGACCTGGTTGATGCGCCAGGGGGAAGATGTCCCTCGCGTGCCGTTGCGTTGTCAGTTTATGTCGGCAACCGGTGAACGGCGCATTGGGCAACTGATGGCAAAAACCATTCGTCGCAACGGCTTGCGGTCCGGCTTCCGTGGCACCGTGTCGGATATCACCTATGAAGTGGACGCACAGGCGCGTATTCAGTTTCTGTCACGTCACGACATGCTGACTGGTCTGGCAAATCGCATGCAGTTGCAGGAGTTTCTTACCTCACATCTCAACCAGGCGACGGATGATGACCCGTTGATTGTTATCAGTCTCGATCTTGATCAGTTCAAGCCCATCAACGACACCTGGGGACATACGGTAGGGGATGCGGTCCTGAACCAGATTTCCCAACGGTTGCAAAGTCTGATGGGCGCGCATGAACTGGCGGCGCGCCTGGGAGGCGACGAGTTTATTTTGGTGATGCGTGAGGCATCTCGCGCCGGGGTTGAGTATCGTTGCCGTGCGCTGCAACGTGCGATCCACCAGCCGGTGCTGAGTGGTTCACACCAGCTCAGCCTGACGGCCAGCATGGGGATCGTCTGTGCGCCGCAGGATGCCAGCCATCCAGAGGCGTTGCTACGCCTGGCGGATATTGCGCTGGGGCAGGCACGCGCTGCCGGGCGTAATCAATGGGTGTGGTACTCCAATGAGATGGCGAGTCATTTGCAATCGAAGCGTGAAATGGTACAGGCGATTGAAGTCGCGCTCGGCAGTGAGGCCTTCAGCCTGCATTATCAACCACGTTATCAGTTGCAAAATGGTCAGTTGGCCGGTGCTGAAGCCTTGATTCGCTGGCAGGTGGCTGAGGACAAATGGATCTCCCCTGACCGTTTTATTCCCCTCGCCGAAGAGAATGGTTTGATCAATGCCATCAGTGATTGGGTGCTGAT is part of the Pantoea phytobeneficialis genome and harbors:
- the lldP gene encoding L-lactate permease — its product is MQVWQQNYDPLNNIWLSSLVAVIPIVFFFFALIKLKLKGYQAGTATVVIALLVALLLYGMPVGQALASVAYGFLYGLWPIAWIIVAAVFVYKISVKTGQFDIIRASILSITPDQRLQMLIVGFSFGAFLEGAAGFGAPVAITAALLVGLGFNPLYAAGLCLIVNTAPVAFGAMGIPIIVAGQVTGLDSFHIGQMAGRQLPFLTIIVLFWIMAIMDGWRGVKETWPAVMVAGGSFAIAQFLSSNFLGPELPDIISSLASLICLTLFLRRWKPVRIFRFNDMGASIVDQDLSRQRYSAAQVIRAWMPFLFLTATVTLWSIPPFKALFAKGGALYDWVFTVPVPLLHELVARMPPVVANATPYPALFKFDVVSATGTAILVAAVLSVLWLRMKPKAAIETFGETLKELALPIYSIGMVLAFAFISNYSGLSATLALALAHTGDAFTFFSPFLGWLGVFLTGSDTSSNALFAALQATTAQQIGVSDVLLVAANTTGGVTGKMISPQSIAIACAAVGLVGKESDLFRFTVKHSLIFTCMVGVITTLQAYVLTWMIP
- the lldR gene encoding transcriptional regulator LldR, which codes for MTENTPRLADTLRARLRAWIDEHQLQPGMRLPAERRLAAEFGVSRSSLREAIQQLISSGVLISRRGGGTWLRQPQEPWSEQRIVEPIRQLLAADPDYRYDILEARHAIEASTAWHAALRATEADKEKLQYAFDATLKLKESDDPDLAAQADVRFHLAIAEASHNVVLLQTMRGFFDLLQSSVMQSRQRMYTQPVIFDRLTEQHQALLNAILAGDAEAARLAAMDHLGFVHTTLKTLHEDEARQARITRLPGHDLDKRKEKP
- the lldD gene encoding FMN-dependent L-lactate dehydrogenase LldD, with translation MIISAASDYRAAAQRILPPFLFHYIDGGAYAEHTLQRNVADLADVALRQRVLKNMSDLSLETKLFNETLSMPVALAPVGLCGMYARRGEVQAARAAALKGIPFTLSTVSVCPIEEVAPTINRPMWFQLYVLRDRGFMRNALERAKAAGCSTLVFTVDMPTPGARYRDAHSGMSGPHAALRRYWQAATHPQWAWDVGLHGRPHDLGNISTYLGKPTGLEDYIGWLANNFDPSISWQDLEWIREFWDGPMVIKGILDPEDARDAVRFGADGIVVSNHGGRQLDGVLSSARALPAIADAVKGDITILADSGIRNGLDVVSMIALGADSVLLGRAFLYALATHGQRGVENLLNLIEKEMKVAMTLTGAKTIADITRDSLVQANALLSEAGLAPARPRAVS
- a CDS encoding OsmC family protein, with product MTIHKKGSAHWEGDIKGKGTVSTESGVLSNQPYGFNTRFEGAKGTNPEELIGAAHAACFSMALSLMLGQAGHPPESIDTTADVSLDKKGEGFAITKIALTSSVTLPGIDNARFDEIIQQAKAGCPVSQVLNAEITLDYTLNN
- the yniD gene encoding small membrane protein YniD, whose amino-acid sequence is MAKYLAAKKHWKMVLVLLCICGALLLIRWAAMIWA
- a CDS encoding CPBP family intramembrane glutamic endopeptidase; the encoded protein is MDTQSDKVTLTLFYVGSFVVYYLVTMLITLFPNYGVLRNDGLLVPVLCLFEFAVIYPLYRFYCQRRNDIPLGYLRPGQTLLFIGALFILMAAQTQFMQPEGWLVAQTQQGRSSMLILLLTAVLLAPVFEEVLFRGFLLQGFLLWAPKSRFACMLLTSLLFAAMHTQYVHWETIVALTLFSLLLCYARLRSNSLALPVFLHTLNNLIAILPVWYYAG
- a CDS encoding bifunctional diguanylate cyclase/phosphodiesterase encodes the protein MNSESHWFARANREALTVRVTRRSLRTLTALLFGVLVLSMVMVMAIAHHQNNVSIEHDEMLLRQAWHARQQEMLIDVRDYAFWGEGYKNLHLQLNKVWAFDEENLGANLYKEYHYEGVFVVDGAGQTRYAIINGEMVDTPLESWLGAQTATLLTVTRKLGHEAIARNVQIFGQPALVVSAPITPGKVPNLPTLPGPPSVLVFVNIFTPAKLQAMGKAMDVINPHAPTSSDDAQDEPRLVETTVGGEPVVIRWQAKSPGMGLIWLLLPLLVLMALTIALVTRRVVRHALYNAVLSDRRFEMLTISQRELADSEERFRDLAEAASDWIWETDDQGRLCYLSARFTEVTGHEVKRWLGRHLDHLLSHPSHSLVTWLMRQGEDVPRVPLRCQFMSATGERRIGQLMAKTIRRNGLRSGFRGTVSDITYEVDAQARIQFLSRHDMLTGLANRMQLQEFLTSHLNQATDDDPLIVISLDLDQFKPINDTWGHTVGDAVLNQISQRLQSLMGAHELAARLGGDEFILVMREASRAGVEYRCRALQRAIHQPVLSGSHQLSLTASMGIVCAPQDASHPEALLRLADIALGQARAAGRNQWVWYSNEMASHLQSKREMVQAIEVALGSEAFSLHYQPRYQLQNGQLAGAEALIRWQVAEDKWISPDRFIPLAEENGLINAISDWVLMRACTDARDWGDQRYVSVNISPVEFRGSDLVQRVARALEASGLPATRLELEITENITFEHPDRALEIMQGLRALGVRLTVDDFGTGYAALGYLKTFPFNGLKIDRSWMKEFPESPQAQSVVAGIVGLARAFALTITAEGIETEAQLNELKVLSCEEGQGYFLGRPMPLAAFRALLNQQDV